The sequence TTCCAACATACTTCTAAGGTGTCTGTAGTACGTCTTCTAGGACCACTTTTCGAACCAATTCCTCatcaaaagcttatttctccaaaaacacctacaaagacacaaaaagccataataaatacaaaatcgagcactaacaatatatacaatggagacaaattggacacaaaaatgtgtcgaTCAGTAATCTCAGCTACATAATCAAACAACCACCATTTCTCCATGATCAGTAATAAATCATAATCACCAGCAACTCCAATACAGGAAATTCTTTAACATTCAGTACACCAAACCACTCTGCAATCCAATTTAGCACAATCACAATCTTCTCCACCAGTTCCAAAATTTACAGCTGCATCTCAGCTCAACACCACACAAAAACACTAATTTAGAACAATACTCATCTGCACATGCCCTTGCACCTTACAACACCACTGTTAACTCAACCTCAGTTTCATTCTTAATCACAACATTTCCACAATCAAGACAATTCAATTTAAAGTACTAAACTTAAGCGGGATTGGAAGCTTACCCAAATACTAGCATCTTCTGAATTGCTATATCATCAGTCACCTCCAATTACTCAAGTACTCAAATAATTCCCAACAATTTAATACTCAAATCAAAAGAACGTTAATTTACCTTTTTTATCTTGATTCTTCATCAGGACAGCTCCATATCATCAACACATCAACAACCCATTCAATCTTCATCCGTTATCGACTCGAAATCATCATCACCAGTTCTATACGAATCTATCTTCAAATCTAGAAACCCTAACTCACCGATCCATCACTGGCTCAGCTTCGTATTTCAATTACCACAACCAACCCCCTTTGTTAGTCATCACCAGCTACTCAAATCCTCTTTCAATTAATCAATTCCTCCATAGCTCAATctcacagaaaccctaatttcgattaATAACATCATCTCAATCTTCTTCTTAATAATTAACAGAAACACCAACTCCTATATCATCAGGACATCTTCATCGACTAACCTTCTCTAATCGGTTCTCACACTTCTCTCAGAAACAACAGCCGTGAAgaacagaagaaaaagaaagagaagaagaaagaagaatgaaagagaaagaagaagaagaagaaatgagagCTTATCCTCTCGATTGAGTTGATAAGGCCGACCAGGATTGATAAAGGCACCCGTCCAAATGATAAGGGCAGCCAGGCGGTTCAaagcaaaattattatttttcccttcatACTTATCCAAAgatttcttcttcatccggtatccgattgacacgttcgagtagtccactcGCATAACTTTCGAGTTATATCTAACGATACcaatttcgtatctaaatcgttgttagattattttctattaattatcgttcgtgttaaactaatcgagttattatcggctaaaacgTCGCtcgactagtctaatagcgttgacaagcttgagggtccttacaatgtAGCCCCACTTAGTGATTAAAACATTGTAATTTATGATTGTAGTGCAACACCATCCCATGAACGCAACCAGTGTAAAAGTACGTGCATGGTGCTAGGGGTGGCAACGGGTCCGAGTAGTACCGGAATCGGTCATTTCATTCGGTTCCGATTTCGGTTACTAAATTACTGGACGTGGAACTGACccaataaaaaccttaaataccCGCTGGGTCCAGGTATTTGTCAGGTCTTGCAAAATCAACTATGTTTTTTGCTAATCTTTTTTATATTCATTATGTTGGTTTGAATCTAATAATTTTCTACATAAAGTTATTATTATACCTATGCAAAACTAGACGAAAaaataaatggaaaaaaaaacacCTAAGCAAAACTAGACGAAATATTTGCATTTTAGGTTAAATtaacaattaaaaagataaatattcgggtacccgatacccgcggataATACCCGTTAGATCTGAAAGCTTATCGATTCCTAATGGTTCTACCTGTTAtaccattgctcggtcgaactcgcatgcgttgctatctcaagcatgtttgtcaatgttagtgatcaaaactataagtcttgatttctagtctactatagctaaggtctcggactaggatagaaagtgtagttgagctcaagaactccatggcaatcatcatacaagacgaaagactactcaaggaaccggtggatcttcatcgactaaaaggtatgtggagacttgaacttatccatcactcaaaagtctatttatctcctatcttgatacaaaagtcgttttcctatataaacttagattatacacattttctatttcgagccgagtttatctcgcctatctatttctcgaaatatgtgttggtaagctttcgctttaaccaagttcatctttacctagtgacgaaagtcatgaaaagtttcaatcactttggaaattgcttactttgatgaaaaatagtttgtgaataacaactatagaatatcaacgtcctctaagaatggtccaatgattgaaatgagagtttagattatataaccattggaggatataagcattgttgtggaaacacatatatgtataagtccttattacttgaaccgaagtttgcgaacttttttgatcaagagaaccgacatggtggcgtgagccaagtccgcgcactggcggaagttctcgtcccgagaatttctgctggagtttgtgaactccatccgggaacttaagtctgcgaacccagtccgcgaaattgagtaggttatatctaaaaacgatatttgtgaacttattcttaaataaactaaggaatggaaatgcaaaccgtggctatatatttcatgaaccgattcgagcgaatcaaatcgtttttgcttcgattgtgtcttgtgtagttacataagatttccttgcaattgaaaaactctctaactagtttatttgagtcacttgaactagttatggtgaagaagaatatggttgatatgaaagtgatcatatggctaaccatttggttgactattgttgaaccaacaaatgtacaagtttgggtacggttatacaagcctagaaacgtgcatttcatttgtgtgtaacaagctagttttcgaactaacggttgaaatatattagcttgaatctaaatcaggttttcatataacggtgaatattgaatgctttgttaccaagctaacattgattgcaaaccctgatttgaaagactatataaggaagaactctagcaactgggaaacctaatccccacaccttctgtgttatactagttgtgctaagctagagtcgattatcctttaacctttggtttcttcttctaaaccaggtcaacaacttaaagacttcattggaattgtgaagccagtccgatactactttctcgtagttgtgtgatctgatcttgttgtttctatcgtacgagtacaattgtaatgattggcttgagattgaaatctccgataggcaagatataaaagaaatcacaaacacttcgtttcatcgtttgtgattccacaatatctttgttcactgcgtcgattaggattattgtgaggtaattgataatactaggctgttcttcgggaatataagtccggtttatcaattggttcatgttcaccttgatttatcaaaagacggaacaaaactcgtaggtatattcgtgggagacggatatatatattatcgtagacttttctgtgtgatacagatttgtttattaaagtcttcgactttgggtcgtagcaactcttagttgtgggtgagatcagctaagggaatcaagtacgtagcatcctgctgggatcagagacgtaggagcataactgtaccttggatcagtgtgagattgattggggttcaactacagtccagaccgaagttaatttggagtaggctagtgtctgtagcggcttaatatagtgtgtgttcaatctggactaggtcccgggggttttctgcatttgcggtttcctcgttaacaaatttttggtgtctgtattatttcttttccgcattatatttgttaattgaaatatcacaggttttgcgttgttcaatcaattagaatatccgaccttttggttgttgatttaaattgattgacacttggatattggtctttggtaccatccaagttatctctctagtatttgataaagattcgcagatttctatttgcttgagtatatatcaaatcgagagattgagatataaactctttgatatattttttatctagattgagtctgactgtctagttgattctctagaaagtatattcgagtttgtccatacagattgctaagcaaaatattgggtgtggttgttgtacccccgctttttcactacccATTAGGACCCGAAAGCTTATCGGTTTCTAATGGTTCTACCCGTCGGGTAGTGATATTGTCAATGGTCCAATTTTAGAATTCGGAAGCGGACTCAATTCATCCGGTTTCGGTTCGATTTGGGATAACCGGGTACTCATTGGTATCCCTAGATGCATTTTCTGCATATGAATCCAAAATTACCACGTAATACATGATTTCAAAATAATTGTAGTCTTTTTTAACTTCGATCATATATAAGTTTATTCTAATTTTTATTCAGATATCGGATACTGTCCAATCTGGAATCATAAGAAAAAgaaattatttgttttttttttcgtaaAAAACTCATATCACATAATAAAGAGAAATTTGGATGAAggaatttacaaaataaaaagtaaagtagattaattaaattttgaaaaagaaaagtgTATACAAAACTTTAACATACACTTCTGTGAATGCATTCATGACTATCGAATTTCTCttccgtttcaaaaaaaaaaagagcctaAAGCCTTCTTGCTCATATTTGGtccttttggaccagatctgagcaaggattatttttcttttcaggtTTTTGATAGTAGATAGttgaataagatgtttttacatcGTTGTTGGTGTCTTTTCACATATTTCTTCTCTGTTTTGGAGCGATTTTTCTTCGTCGTCGTGGGGCGAGCTTTTTAAATTTTAATAACGGCTTcgtggcttgctattctcgattcaaaaacatAGACAATTCATCGCGACATCGCTTTGTATCGGCATCCGCGTTCGTGTGGATCGATAAATTTATGGACAAAGTACTCATTTGATTTAGGAGCGTCTCTTATCGAGGaagaatacaattagattaaatggtcggaatttATTTCCGAATATACCATCgtctctcccttatacataaaaAGATTTCGGATACCTTTGGGATttattgctctttctcttcgcgatctacttgtaattgatgtccttatttgtatgagggttttgattattttgtactttgatgtttttgttattcttgtaagcgaacatgtaatcaccattttgatttgaatgaattgaaatatgttgatcGTCCATAAAGAAAAAGACTATCCGATTTCATAAtttaagaaaagtatattgaatatttCCGATTTCAGAATTTAGTTAGAAAATGTTATTAAGATTCTGACTATTTATATTTTGATTATATTTGATATTTTGGGTACGAATTTAAGAGGATTTTAATGTTTCACCAATAAAGTTTTAGAGAAAATGTTTGggcgagtaaaaattattatgggtgaaatgtacaccaaaaaaatagcaagaatgaatttggattcatcctggcttaaacttaaaaaatagtgagggtgaaactggatgcatcctgatgtaaattaaaaataagaaaaagtatttgaaaatgggtaggataaaactgtttacatcctggctatttttacattctcgtccatttaaacattaTCAAATTTTATATGTCTTTTTCACTCAGAAATTATCGTtgttgggttaattgaccaattttgtgtaaattgTCATGAAAACATTCATGACTACATTTTTATTTGTCTTGAAACTACTTGTGatttgtagttggttttgattttactagtaatttgatattgttttgagttttgtttgtttttgtgtgTAAATAATaaggaacgcgcgattgggggatatgaattactaaccCCATCCAATAGTGTCCGCTAAGAGGTATTTTTTTGGGACGGAAATACTAAAGTATCCTTTcatctaaattaaaatttaaaactaaaaaaaaaaatcaaatcctaacaagttCTTAAAGATAAGTTAAGGTGAATTGTtgttgagcaagaagaagaagaagaaatgacttcattgagaaggtacatgatacccaatcatatttaaagtgttgttgttgttttagaACTTCGTTTGGGTTAGAATCATAACAACACAAGACGGGAGTGGATTGAAACAGGATCAAACCTATGGGACTAAAGGAATGATGGAAGGGAATACTCTACAGTTTTTTGTGTCGGcatggtttttaggatgaatacgATGCCGATAGTGAGTGCCGAcatggtttttaggatgaatacgTGCCGGCAtggattttaggatgaataccatgccgaaacttgctatttcagacagatttttctgtatgtttttttctCAAACCGGCACGGTTCACTTGGGAATCGGCCATGCCGGCACCACTACCGGCGTGCTCGATAATGAACTTTTTGTGCCGGTAGTGTATttacaatttcaaaattgggggatattgtgtatcggcatggtgaaagtatgaataccatgtcgattTGGTccctgccggcatggtattcatactattaccatgccggcactgagtttttcaggcgtaacaatggcagattcaatgaaaaaaatcaaatttcaatacattaatacctatATATGACTAATTGGAGCACTTGTATATTCACcttgtttactttcctgggttggttcttcacctaaaccttcatgatcataaatatcttgatttaatgtcgttgcatcaacaaattcaatgataatgatttattctaatgattatcaaactaatctattaacttacctaattatatttaaccactaaacatgattagtaagggatagattaggaattaattaaattacatgGATTAGGATGACTCTAATTTAATATTTATATCCCGTTTTTATCTTTTTCCTCTATCGCCAATTAATATAAGTATCTCCAATCGCGCTTTAGTAAGATGCAGTATAGGCCCTTACAGTTGGATTCATAAAAGAACAAATATatgtatttatatatatatatatatatatacacatacgTCATAGTTCCACCAAGTAGGGAACCAAGTGCTCTACTGAATTTCTACTCTCTACAGGAAATGTTAAGCCTGTTGTGACAAAAGATTCCAACATTATCTCCCTCTTACCGAACGGACCCGCCATTTATTTTTCTcacttgtttctttttcttttcatttttttctttctaagaTTAGATATGTTTTTTTGATTAGACATAGACCTTCGTCGTCATAATCAAGCTAAAAAACTAAACTAACAAACATATACTATGTATCGTTTCTCATGGGAGAAGATATGATTTTGTTCTTTTTAAAAATGGGATTTTGTTGTTttgtgcatggatgcacaagataacaatcAATCATTGCATTTGAGAGGtacaaaacaaatacaaaatataGGAGAGATGTGTTTTCTTGCATTGGAGATTGCAAAACTTCACTCTCAATAAATGCACATTTTGTAAATCTATGTTAATATGCATTCTCACCatctttcttatttttttatttgtttttgtaccTTCCCAATATAATGATTGGGTGTTATCTCGTGCATGGATgtacaagataacaaaacccaaaTACATGTTATTAAAAGATATGGGTAATAATTGAGATATTTTTTAAAAGGCCTTTTAGACTCCACTGCACTTAATTTTTTACGTCAAAATCGAAGATTTTGGTGAAATTTGTGTGTGTGGGTGGGaggtagagctggcaaacaagccaaaacccgcgggttaacccgtgcccggcccgtgaaaacccgaacccggctcggctggtttcaaaacaagccgggttcgggttggagaaatgccggcttgtgagtaaacgggttaacccgtcccggcccgggAACCCGCGGGTTGAACCCGTAATGCTATCAACGGCTGAGATCGTAAGATCTAACTTCTCTCTTATATAACTCCTCAAACAAAAAATTTCTCAGTTCCTCCAAAACCTAAAATCTCCGCTGCGGCTCAGAAGAAGGAAACGAAAGgctttctagggttttcttcatCATGGTAAGAAGATTCGTGGTTCATTAATTCGTTGTTCGTTTCATTAGTCATCTCTAttgatgattctgattctgatggtGTTGTTGTATTTTTCAGGTTCTCTCAAATGATATCGATCTGTTGAATCCAAAACCTGATTTGGAGAAGAGTAGGCACAAGCTTAAGCGTTTGGTTCAATCCCAAACTCCTTCTTCATGGTAACTACTCCTAGTACtaatcaccatcttcatcattatCAATCTCTTATCTATGATTTCATTTTATTGAATCTGATTTGGGTTTATTTGCTTGTTTGTGTTTATGTGTTTCTGTGGAAATTGTTGCAAAATTGGATGATTTCAATTTTTCGGAACTAACTTGAAGTTCCACTATAGTTTTTTTGCTAGCCTGCCTGCCTGTCAACGAAACTGCTTCCCATTCAGTTTGTATGTATTTGAGAATAATTTTGGAAACGCTTTAACTTGTTGGATGTTTTTGAGATGTCAATGTTCCAATTTGCTTGATCACTTTAATGGGAGGACATCATTTGCAGTCTAAGAGACACTCCCTAATTGATGTTGCGATCAAATGTGAACTCAGACTGTCTCGGAGACTTTTCGAGTAACGTTCTCTGGCCTCATTCTTTTTATTGAGTTATTATTTGTACATCTAATTGGGGTTTGTAATGAATGGTTTGATTCTGTAGTTTGTGATGGGACATTCTTTCCGTCTCTCCACGATGAGATGTCTGCAATTGTGGGTTGTTTCAACCGGCGTGCACAGAACCTGCTACAAGTTCATTTATCTTCGGGTTTCAGAAAGTATTTTACATGGATTAAGAGAAAACTTGTGAAAGGAAATCACGTTGCTATGGTTGAAGAAGGCAAAAAAGGTTTACTACATATCTTTGCAGGTTATGCGGTTGGAGGAGGACATGTATTGCATATGGTTTGTGATTTAACAATAGCTGCTGACAATGCCGTTTTTGGCCAGACAGGTCCAAAGGTACCCGTATTATGCTTGTTTTATGAGCATTCTTTGGAATGTTAATTTTTTAATGCATATCTAGAAATTGCACACTAGAATTATTTTTCTGATCTCCTCAAAATACCTTTTACGGTGGATTTGTGCAGGTTGGAAGTCTTGACGCAGGTTATGGAAGTTCCATCATGTCTCGTTTGGTAAGTGTTGAAACTGAATTCTCTGGCGCAGTGGGGGAATCATAGCCCTTAACATGTTATTTTTCTTCTGGTGGTGGTTTACCAGGTCGGGCCGAAAAAAGCACGTGAAATGTGGTTTCTAGCTCGATTTTATAATGCTTCTGAAGCAGAGAAGATGGGGCTAGTGAACGTCGTAGTACCGGTGAGTTTATTACAATCAACTACTCAAGGGGGCTACTGTATTGTTTTCAGCATTTTGTGTTTTTGATAGACAACAACTTTTTTTGTCTTTTCCCTTGAATTTCTGCCACCATTGCCAATTTGCTTGTGTATGGAAGATTTCGGCAGTGACAGCGACATTTCTTCTGCAAGAAGGTTTTGCCACTTTACTTTTTaccccaacaggatactactATGGATGTAGGGTGGCAGCAGTCAACCTCGTCGGCAATACAAGCCGAAGGAATGTCTCGCTTCACTGTTGTCTAGTGGGCACAAAAACTAACAATTATGCTGTCAGATATTAAGTGCCAAGGATGCTTCAACATGTAAGTAGTAGTTATTACTTGTATTTTTCAGTTTTTCTTGTGATTTTGGAGAATATATGAATATTTGAATCTTTGTGTTGTTGTTGGATTTTTGAAGGCAGAACAACTGTATTCAGTCACTCACAAACAGTGGTTGTATGTGGAAATTGTCAAACTGTCTTGTAGAGGTAAAGCTAGACTTACCGAGGGATGCTCATTCTGGAGAAAGGGAGATTAAGCGGTTGCGATAAGGGAATGTTGTAGTCGATATTCATTATTACTAGTAGAACAATGTAGATTATATAGTGTTTGTTTTTAGCCAAATAATGGCTCCAAAATTTGATCTCATTTAGGATATGTTCTTAAGGTATAaaacgggcgggctaacccgtgaacccgcgggttaaacccgttacgggcacgggttgaagaaatgacaaccCGTGGAGAATTTCAACCCGTATCAACCCGAACCCGTGGAACCCGCAACGGgcaagccccggcccgcccgtttgccagctctagtgggGGGGCTGCCTGAGAACCTAACAGTCGTGTAAAGCTAGGAATAACTAATGCCGTTATCCTCGAGGTTTTCCTAACAAGAAATGGTTAATAAAACAACGCCAAAACTGTCCTACGCAGACAACACCAAATTGTCTCTTACATATGTTTTTTTATTTGATCCTATGTCTTCGGCTTGAAACTCACTGTTTCTACAAAAAAGTTTACCTTTCCATTTTTTTGGGATATCATGTGGATTAGGAGGTTTTGGAGGGTTTGAGAAGGTCTATCCATAATCATTATCTTTTAAttacggaaaatggatcatttgtccagatatttttaaaacatggttcaaatggacgaataaaaattagtatgagtgaaatggacaaaaaaaatagcaagaatgaaactggattcatcatggcttaaacttaaaaaagagcgaggataaaactggatgcatcctgatgtaaattaaaaataagaaaaagtatttcaaaatgggtaggatgaaattgtttacatcctggctatttttacattcttgtccatttaaacagtatcaaattttacatgtctttttcatccaagaattgttgattttggtctttttaatcaattttgtgttttAGTTACGTATTACATTTCACTGTAGCTATGACATTCGCAAGGATTTTTTATTATATTTGGGTGTGGATTATAACACATGCTCTTTACCCTTACAGTGAGACAGCCTCAAATACATTGGAAAAAATCTTATTAATGGATATGGTATAGACGAAGAAGTATATCTAAAAACGAAGAAGTATATCTAAAAACTCTAGTAGAAAGATTAACGAATGAGATCAAAGAACGGTAGATTAGAAGTAATTAATGGCTAATAGAAAAATTGCAGTCCTGCAGGAGATGTCAATATTAAGGAAGATGTCGAAGATGAATTAACAAGCAATAGCATGGCAAGAACGATGATGATGTTGGTTAAAATGGTGATAATGTTGGGAAGACCGATGACGAGGTTAACCAGGTTTCACAACTACAAATAGCTAGCTCCAAAAATAATTTATTCTAAATCATAAAAAACACAAATGATAAATAAATTGGAAGTCATCCAAATTTTAAATATTGATATAAGTAACGTAATATGAGTACAAGTTAGTGCATCCTCTAAAAAACGAGGTGCACAAGTACTCCGTTTTATATTGGGTAGTTCATTTTGAATACAACATAGTGGTCTCCCATTTTCAATGTAATTTCCCAATGGCAAAAGACGTATCTATGCACCCTTGTTTTTGTCGATGCACCAATTTGGATCCAAGTAATATTTTCAATAATTATTTTAGTTTACAAATTATATTGCAAATATGTTGAAGAAACGAAAGTTTCCAAAGATAGCACTAGAGAAATCATATTCAAGTACAAGATTACGTATAAATTGATCGTCGTCGGCAAGAAAATGCGGGAAACAAGTTGTGCTAGCGATAATACTCGGTTTTGAAGAATCTTCACATTCAAAATGGTAGTAGAGGAGTACGAGTCAAAGGAAGCTGTGGTTGGAAATTGGGGGGATAAAACCTAAAATTTGAATATAACGAGCCTCAGTGCTTATGATAAACAAGTGGTTGTAAGAGATTTTATTTGGTAGATATATGGCTAGTCCAATTCAGGAGACCAAAAGCATGTAAATGTCTCACTGGTAACTGAAGTAAAACAATATATTTTTTAGTTTGTGATGTGAATGCTGTCAGAATATATATTGGGATGAATAAAAAAGGTGGAAATCCTTGCAACAAAAGAAAACGAAATGAGCACATTGCAGATATTGAAAAAGAGTGTGTATATaatacaccactaactttttcaTTCGTTAAATTGGATAGACGATCCTCGTACGATCAATACGTCTAGATCTCTAATAACAAGATCCTTGTTCCCGATTCTATATCAAGATCAACCTAGTATATACTAAACCTTTAAGATCCAAC comes from Papaver somniferum cultivar HN1 chromosome 7, ASM357369v1, whole genome shotgun sequence and encodes:
- the LOC113294836 gene encoding 1,4-dihydroxy-2-naphthoyl-CoA synthase, peroxisomal-like, which produces MSAIVGCFNRRAQNLLQVHLSSGFRKYFTWIKRKLVKGNHVAMVEEGKKGLLHIFAGYAVGGGHVLHMVCDLTIAADNAVFGQTGPKVGSLDAGYGSSIMSRLVGPKKAREMWFLARFYNASEAEKMGLVNVVVPDTTMDVGWQQSTSSAIQAEGMSRFTVV